The genomic window ATCAGGAAAGGTGACGACGAACCCGCCATCAGGGTCGGCAATCGCGTGAAATGGGTACTGCAGCTTGAGGTAGTGCTTCAACGGTTTACGCATGTCCATCCGTCACAATCCAAGTCGCTCGATGATGATATCGAGGTACACGCGTTTTACCTTGCGGCCCTTCATAACCGGAATGACGATCGTTCCTTCGCCCTTCCCTTTTCGAAAGGCGACGTGGCTTCCCGACTTGCGCCCCTCAACCCAACCATGCAGTTCCAGTACGCGTCTCACGTCTTCAAAGGCGGCTTCCGGAGGCCGCGCTTTGATCCGCTCGATGAGCTTATCGGACTTGCTCATCGCGCAGCTAATAGTACCATATGCGGTACTA from Dehalococcoidia bacterium includes these protein-coding regions:
- a CDS encoding type II toxin-antitoxin system HicA family toxin, with protein sequence MSKSDKLIERIKARPPEAAFEDVRRVLELHGWVEGRKSGSHVAFRKGKGEGTIVIPVMKGRKVKRVYLDIIIERLGL